From Chrysiogenia bacterium, one genomic window encodes:
- the greA gene encoding transcription elongation factor GreA, with amino-acid sequence MDKSPMTVKGHEALKEELKRLKTVERPAIIQAIEEARAHGDLSENAEYHAAKEKQGFNEGRISELEGRLASAEVIDPKSLSGDRVVFGATVKLLNLETDEEVTYQIVGPDEADVSAGMISLTSPVARGLLGKSVGDDVAIRTPKGGSEYEILAVEFV; translated from the coding sequence ATGGACAAGAGCCCGATGACCGTAAAGGGACATGAGGCCCTCAAAGAGGAACTCAAGCGCCTGAAAACGGTGGAGCGGCCTGCCATCATTCAGGCAATTGAAGAGGCGCGCGCTCACGGCGACCTTTCCGAAAATGCCGAATACCACGCAGCCAAGGAAAAGCAGGGCTTCAACGAGGGTCGGATCTCCGAACTCGAGGGCCGGCTTGCGAGCGCCGAGGTCATCGATCCCAAGAGCCTGAGCGGGGACCGGGTGGTCTTCGGTGCCACGGTGAAGCTGCTCAACCTCGAAACCGATGAAGAAGTCACCTACCAGATTGTCGGTCCCGACGAGGCCGACGTCAGCGCGGGGATGATCTCCCTGACCTCGCCGGTGGCGCGCGGCCTGCTGGGCAAGAGCGTGGGCGACGACGTCGCCATCCGCACGCCCAAGGGCGGGTCGGAATACGAAATCCTTGCCGTTGAGTTCGTTTAG